The proteins below come from a single Mesobacillus jeotgali genomic window:
- a CDS encoding flagellar biosynthetic protein FliO, translated as MLRLIRTASTILFLLAALFSPIGLASAEQLNKSVQDCLKNPESCDDGQADKRTNQSDDEKSQVGVNFMDFVRMILATAFVAALIYFLLKFINKKSMTYKSSQLVENLGGTSLGANRSVQIVKAGNKLLIVGVGENIQLLKEIDDPEEYSQVIQEYNNKMEQLVQPSDIVTKLLKRAKRDGGNQRSEFSALLKNQLNDMASGRKKMLEEIQKKGSEKNE; from the coding sequence TTGTTAAGATTAATCCGAACTGCCTCGACAATTCTTTTCTTATTAGCTGCTCTGTTCAGTCCAATTGGCTTGGCGAGTGCAGAGCAGCTAAATAAAAGTGTGCAGGATTGTTTGAAAAATCCTGAGTCGTGTGATGATGGACAGGCAGATAAGAGAACAAACCAATCAGACGATGAAAAATCCCAGGTAGGGGTCAATTTCATGGATTTCGTCAGGATGATCCTTGCTACGGCCTTTGTGGCAGCATTAATCTACTTCCTCCTCAAATTCATCAATAAGAAGAGCATGACCTATAAAAGCTCGCAGCTTGTTGAAAATCTTGGAGGCACCAGCTTAGGAGCCAACAGATCGGTTCAGATTGTAAAAGCGGGCAATAAGCTTCTCATTGTTGGCGTGGGAGAGAACATACAGCTGTTAAAGGAAATTGACGACCCGGAAGAGTACAGCCAAGTCATTCAGGAATATAACAATAAAATGGAGCAGCTTGTACAGCCAAGCGATATTGTGACAAAGTTGCTTAAAAGAGCGAAAAGAGACGGCGGCAATCAGCGTTCCGAATTTTCCGCATTGCTGAAGAACCAGCTGAATGATATGGCAAGCGGAAGAAAGAAAATGCTTGAGGAGATACAGAAGAAAGGGTCAGAAAAAAATGAATGA
- the fliR gene encoding flagellar biosynthetic protein FliR, which produces MLDFIPSFPAFLLIFVRVTSFFLMMPLFSYRTIPASHKVGLGFMLSIIMFTAIGPPEIAIDSTYFLLVIKEAMVGLFIGFIAALMMAAIQIAGGFIDFQMGFAIANVIDPQTGAQSPLMGQYLYTIALLFLLTVNGHHLLMDGIFYSYDFIPIDQVTIPFGNENIAEFIILSFNKMFIIAFQMSLPVVGSLFLVDVALGIVARTVPQLNIFVVGLPVKIGVSFLVLIAVMGVLIMVITDLFSTTLATMRGLMEMIGGA; this is translated from the coding sequence ATGCTAGATTTCATTCCTTCGTTTCCGGCATTCCTGCTGATATTTGTAAGGGTGACATCCTTTTTCTTGATGATGCCTTTATTTTCATATCGGACGATTCCCGCGTCTCATAAAGTAGGGCTTGGATTCATGCTTTCTATCATCATGTTTACAGCAATTGGACCCCCTGAAATCGCAATAGACAGCACATATTTCCTGCTGGTCATCAAAGAAGCAATGGTTGGTTTATTCATAGGCTTCATTGCAGCATTGATGATGGCTGCCATCCAGATTGCCGGGGGATTCATAGATTTCCAGATGGGCTTTGCCATTGCGAATGTCATCGATCCACAGACAGGGGCACAGAGTCCGCTGATGGGGCAGTATTTATATACGATTGCTCTTTTGTTTTTACTGACTGTAAACGGCCATCATCTGTTGATGGATGGTATATTTTACAGTTATGATTTTATCCCGATCGATCAGGTGACCATACCGTTTGGGAATGAAAATATTGCGGAATTCATCATCCTGTCTTTCAATAAAATGTTCATTATCGCCTTCCAGATGTCCTTGCCGGTGGTCGGCAGCTTGTTCCTGGTTGATGTTGCCCTTGGGATTGTAGCAAGGACCGTCCCGCAATTGAATATATTCGTTGTCGGGCTGCCAGTGAAAATCGGTGTAAGCTTTCTCGTACTTATTGCGGTAATGGGCGTGCTGATCATGGTTATAACGGATCTGTTTTCCACTACTCTTGCGACCATGAGGGGTTTGATGGAAATGATCGGAGGAGCATAA
- a CDS encoding TIGR02530 family flagellar biosynthesis protein: MDKTQFRPIHSLPVNRNHQKPVKANNLAQSPFSLQLQSAIQSKNGLTISKHATERLEQRGINISQERWNRIEEKVSQAKAKGVSDSLVLLKDAALIVSAKNNTVITAMGRQEAAEQIFTNINGTIVMEN, from the coding sequence ATGGATAAAACGCAATTCCGTCCAATTCATTCACTGCCTGTTAACAGGAATCACCAAAAACCTGTGAAAGCCAACAATTTAGCACAATCACCATTTTCCTTGCAATTACAGAGTGCAATCCAATCAAAGAATGGACTGACCATAAGCAAGCATGCAACTGAACGATTGGAGCAGCGAGGAATTAACATATCCCAGGAGCGCTGGAACAGGATTGAGGAAAAAGTTAGTCAGGCTAAAGCCAAAGGCGTGAGTGATTCACTTGTTCTGCTGAAAGACGCGGCGCTGATTGTCAGCGCGAAAAACAACACGGTCATTACAGCCATGGGCAGGCAGGAAGCAGCGGAACAAATATTCACCAATATAAATGGCACAATCGTCATGGAAAATTAA
- the fliQ gene encoding flagellar biosynthesis protein FliQ — translation MTSEGVISIAERGIYTVLMISGPLLILALVVGLIVSIFQATTQIQEQTLAFVPKIVAVLVGVVFFGPWMLSYMLSYATEIFSNLTRFVG, via the coding sequence ATGACATCAGAAGGTGTTATCTCAATAGCAGAACGAGGAATTTATACAGTTTTAATGATTTCAGGGCCATTGTTGATTTTAGCACTGGTAGTTGGTTTGATCGTCAGTATTTTTCAGGCAACTACACAAATCCAAGAACAGACACTGGCTTTCGTGCCAAAGATTGTGGCCGTGCTGGTCGGAGTCGTTTTCTTTGGTCCATGGATGCTAAGTTATATGCTGAGCTATGCGACGGAGATTTTTTCGAATCTTACTAGGTTTGTAGGCTGA
- a CDS encoding flagellar FlbD family protein, producing MIKVTKLNGKSFRINSLFIEVVEAFPDTTITLTNGRKYVVRESEDEVSKLIQEFYQSVGLLGGRMLEELNHEE from the coding sequence GTGATTAAAGTAACGAAATTAAATGGTAAATCATTTAGGATTAATTCATTATTTATCGAAGTAGTAGAAGCTTTTCCAGACACAACAATTACCTTGACCAACGGACGAAAGTATGTCGTAAGGGAAAGTGAAGACGAAGTGAGCAAGTTGATCCAGGAATTTTATCAGAGTGTCGGCCTTCTTGGAGGGCGAATGTTGGAGGAACTGAATCATGAAGAATAA
- the fliM gene encoding flagellar motor switch protein FliM has protein sequence MSGDVLSQSEIDALLSALSTGEMDADELKKEQVEKRVKVYDFRRALRFSKDQIRSLTRIHENFARLLTTFFSAQLRTYVNINVASADQIPYEEFIRSIPKMTILNVFDVEPLEGRILMEVNPNIAYAMMDRLLGGKGSSHNKVDSLTEIETRIMSNMFEKAFENFREAWGSISDIDPQLSEFEINPQFLQMVSPNETVVVISLNTTIGEASGMINICIPHVVLEPIIPKLSVKYWMQSDKKQSLPIENSVLQSEIQKADVSITAEIGSSEISIQDFLMLDIGDVIELNQQIDQPLLIKVGDIPKFVGQPGKLNKKLAIQVFDTFKGGDDDGER, from the coding sequence ATGTCGGGAGATGTATTGTCGCAAAGCGAAATTGATGCTTTGTTATCAGCATTATCAACAGGAGAAATGGATGCGGATGAATTAAAGAAAGAACAAGTAGAAAAAAGGGTTAAAGTTTATGATTTTAGAAGAGCTTTGCGTTTCTCGAAAGATCAAATCCGCAGCCTTACCCGAATCCATGAAAACTTTGCCAGGTTATTGACTACTTTTTTCTCCGCCCAGTTAAGGACATATGTAAACATCAATGTCGCGTCAGCTGACCAGATCCCTTATGAGGAATTCATCCGGTCCATTCCCAAGATGACGATATTGAATGTATTTGATGTAGAACCGCTTGAGGGCAGGATCCTGATGGAGGTCAACCCTAACATTGCATACGCAATGATGGACAGGCTGCTTGGAGGAAAAGGCTCAAGCCATAATAAAGTCGATAGCTTGACAGAAATCGAAACCAGAATCATGTCCAATATGTTTGAGAAAGCTTTTGAGAATTTCAGGGAAGCTTGGGGTTCGATTTCTGATATCGATCCGCAGCTTTCGGAATTTGAAATCAATCCGCAATTTTTGCAGATGGTTTCCCCGAATGAAACCGTCGTGGTGATTTCGTTGAACACTACGATCGGAGAAGCAAGCGGAATGATCAATATATGTATACCGCATGTAGTGCTGGAGCCGATCATTCCTAAACTTTCAGTGAAATATTGGATGCAGTCCGATAAGAAACAAAGCTTGCCAATCGAAAATTCAGTACTGCAGAGTGAAATCCAAAAGGCTGATGTCTCAATTACAGCGGAAATTGGCTCGTCTGAAATCTCGATTCAGGACTTCCTGATGCTTGATATCGGCGATGTAATTGAACTGAATCAGCAAATAGACCAGCCTTTACTGATAAAAGTCGGAGATATCCCTAAATTTGTTGGACAGCCAGGGAAATTGAACAAAAAGTTAGCCATTCAAGTGTTTGATACATTTAAGGGAGGAGACGATGATGGTGAGCGATGA
- the fliP gene encoding flagellar type III secretion system pore protein FliP (The bacterial flagellar biogenesis protein FliP forms a type III secretion system (T3SS)-type pore required for flagellar assembly.) yields MNEFMEFFNSSSPESVSTSVKLMLLLTVLSIAPGILILMTSFTRIIIVLSFVRTALATQQMPPNQVLVGLAMFLSFFIMAPTFHEVNEQALTPLFNEEINLEQAYERASIPFKEFMSAHTRQKDLALFLEYSRAETPESVQDIPLTALVPAFAISEIKTAFQIGFMIFIPFLVIDMVVASVLMSMGMMMLPPVMISLPFKILLFVMVDGWYLVVKSLLQSF; encoded by the coding sequence ATGAATGAGTTTATGGAGTTTTTCAACAGCAGTTCTCCTGAGAGTGTATCAACATCCGTAAAGCTGATGCTCCTGCTGACTGTACTTTCGATTGCGCCAGGCATCTTGATTTTAATGACAAGTTTTACAAGGATCATCATCGTTCTTTCCTTTGTCAGAACGGCGCTTGCAACACAGCAAATGCCGCCTAACCAAGTGTTGGTCGGGCTTGCGATGTTCCTGTCATTCTTTATCATGGCACCTACTTTCCATGAAGTGAATGAACAAGCTCTGACACCTTTATTTAATGAAGAAATCAATTTGGAGCAAGCCTATGAGCGGGCATCAATTCCCTTCAAGGAATTCATGAGCGCGCATACGAGGCAGAAGGATTTGGCGTTATTTCTGGAGTATTCAAGGGCTGAAACTCCTGAATCGGTTCAGGATATTCCTTTGACTGCCCTCGTTCCTGCATTTGCCATCAGTGAAATCAAAACAGCATTCCAGATTGGATTTATGATTTTCATCCCTTTTCTGGTGATCGATATGGTTGTCGCTAGTGTCCTGATGTCCATGGGTATGATGATGCTTCCGCCAGTTATGATTTCTCTTCCATTTAAGATTTTACTATTTGTAATGGTAGATGGATGGTATTTAGTCGTGAAATCGTTATTACAAAGTTTTTAA
- the flhB gene encoding flagellar biosynthesis protein FlhB has product MEFLRLDLQYFAGEKTEKATPKKRQDARKKGQVAKSQDVNTAIVLLAVFLFLMFFGSVMMERLIGVLRHSLQNYMLMDLTSNNIESIVIEILAELVIFLGPVMIVALIAGVAANYIQVGYMFSTEAIQMKLEKINPISGFKRIFSMRAIVELLKSILKITFVGVIAFSVLWLRLDEVLLLANKSVGAALATIAGLTLQMGLFASGALLFLSLLDYLYQKYDYEKSIRMSKQDLKDEYKNIEGDPLIKSKIKQKQREMAMRRMMQEVPKADVVITNPTHFAIALKYDEQKADAPIVVAKGVDFVAQKIKLIAKENEIMSVENRPLARALYSQAEIGDAIPEEFFKAVAEILAYVYQTKNKVL; this is encoded by the coding sequence ATGGAGTTTTTAAGGTTAGACCTGCAGTATTTTGCCGGTGAAAAAACAGAAAAAGCGACTCCCAAAAAGAGACAGGACGCTCGGAAAAAAGGACAGGTTGCCAAAAGCCAGGACGTCAATACTGCCATTGTCCTTCTTGCTGTGTTTTTGTTTTTGATGTTCTTTGGCAGTGTGATGATGGAGAGACTCATCGGGGTCCTTCGCCATTCCTTACAAAACTACATGTTAATGGATTTGACTTCGAATAATATCGAATCTATTGTGATTGAAATATTAGCTGAATTGGTCATCTTCCTGGGTCCCGTCATGATCGTTGCGTTGATTGCAGGGGTTGCTGCCAACTACATCCAAGTCGGCTATATGTTTTCGACTGAAGCAATCCAAATGAAACTAGAGAAAATCAATCCGATCAGCGGCTTCAAGAGGATTTTTTCAATGAGGGCAATCGTTGAATTGCTAAAATCCATCCTTAAAATCACCTTCGTAGGTGTGATCGCTTTCTCAGTTCTGTGGTTGCGATTGGACGAGGTGCTTCTCCTCGCTAATAAGAGTGTGGGTGCTGCATTGGCAACTATTGCCGGGCTGACACTCCAAATGGGCCTTTTTGCTTCCGGAGCATTGCTATTTTTATCATTATTGGATTATCTGTACCAAAAATATGATTATGAGAAAAGTATCCGCATGTCAAAACAAGACTTGAAAGATGAGTATAAAAACATCGAAGGGGATCCTCTTATCAAGTCTAAGATTAAGCAGAAGCAAAGAGAGATGGCAATGCGGCGGATGATGCAAGAAGTTCCAAAAGCAGATGTGGTCATTACGAACCCAACTCACTTCGCGATCGCATTAAAGTATGACGAGCAAAAGGCTGATGCTCCGATCGTTGTGGCTAAGGGTGTTGACTTTGTCGCACAGAAGATTAAATTGATTGCCAAGGAAAATGAGATTATGTCTGTCGAGAACCGTCCTTTGGCGAGGGCGTTATACAGCCAGGCTGAGATCGGTGATGCCATCCCTGAGGAGTTTTTCAAAGCGGTGGCAGAAATCCTGGCCTATGTGTATCAAACAAAAAATAAAGTGCTGTAA
- the flhA gene encoding flagellar biosynthesis protein FlhA, translated as MSARDLSVLLSVILIVAMLIIPFPPWLLSVLIMVNISIALLVLLNTMNMTEPLQFSVFPSLLLLLTLFRLGLNVSTTRSILSKGEAGGVVETFGTFVVGGNVVVGMVVFLILIIIQFIVITKGSERVSEVAARFTLDAMPGKQMSIDADLNAGMISEQQARERREKVSREADFYGAMDGASKFVKGDAIAGIIIVLINLIFGIVIGMTQQGLGIGDAAQKYSLLTVGDGIVSQIPALLISTATGIVVTRAASDGNLGIDITSQLLAYPKMLYVGAATIFLLGLFTPIHDLLTIPIAALMAFGGYSFSRVPEPDKQQLQEMEEDIQMDEMKSPESVVNLLNVDPIEFEFGYGLIPLADANQGGDLLDRIVMIRRQLAIELGLVIPVVRIRDNIQLQPNEYRLKIKGNEMARGELLLDHYLAMSPGIDDDSVEGIDTIEPSFGLPAKWITEEMKEQAEIFGYTVVDPPSVVSTHITEVIKANAHELLGRQETKQLIDHLRESYPILVEEATPNPLSVGEIQKVLGKLLRENVSIRNLPIIFETLADYGKVTTDTDILAEYVRQALARQITNQYSRNGETLKVITLSGRVEKVVAEGVQQTEHGNYLSLDPAVSQGILESVANQVEQLSIMEQTPIILCSPAVRMYVRQLTERYFAQIPVLSYNELEANVEVQSVGVVNVE; from the coding sequence ATGTCAGCAAGAGACCTGTCCGTCCTGCTTAGTGTCATCTTAATCGTAGCCATGTTGATCATTCCTTTTCCGCCATGGCTGCTAAGTGTACTAATCATGGTAAACATCTCAATTGCACTTCTGGTGCTGTTGAACACAATGAATATGACTGAACCGCTCCAGTTTTCTGTTTTTCCTTCACTGCTGCTGTTGTTAACTTTATTCAGACTTGGTTTGAATGTTTCGACGACGCGTTCCATCCTTTCAAAAGGTGAAGCTGGAGGGGTGGTTGAGACCTTCGGTACATTCGTTGTCGGGGGGAATGTTGTCGTCGGGATGGTCGTGTTCCTGATCTTGATCATTATCCAGTTCATTGTCATCACGAAAGGTTCCGAGCGTGTATCAGAGGTTGCAGCAAGATTTACCCTTGATGCGATGCCTGGTAAGCAAATGAGTATCGATGCTGATTTGAATGCCGGGATGATTTCTGAACAGCAAGCACGCGAACGACGCGAAAAAGTAAGTAGAGAAGCAGATTTTTACGGTGCGATGGATGGTGCAAGTAAATTCGTAAAGGGAGATGCCATCGCGGGAATCATCATCGTCCTGATCAACTTGATATTCGGGATTGTTATCGGCATGACACAGCAAGGTCTTGGGATTGGAGATGCTGCCCAGAAATACTCCCTGTTGACAGTTGGTGACGGGATTGTCAGTCAGATTCCTGCACTTTTGATCTCGACAGCGACGGGTATTGTGGTTACTCGAGCTGCATCTGATGGAAACCTTGGTATTGACATTACTTCGCAGCTGTTGGCTTATCCTAAAATGCTGTATGTCGGTGCAGCCACGATTTTCCTGCTGGGGCTGTTTACGCCGATCCACGATTTGCTGACAATTCCGATTGCGGCATTGATGGCATTTGGCGGCTACTCATTCTCCCGTGTTCCTGAGCCCGATAAGCAGCAGCTGCAGGAAATGGAAGAAGACATTCAGATGGACGAGATGAAAAGTCCTGAGAGTGTGGTTAATCTTTTGAATGTTGATCCGATTGAGTTTGAATTCGGATATGGTTTGATACCTCTTGCTGACGCTAATCAGGGAGGAGACCTTCTGGACCGGATTGTCATGATCAGAAGGCAGCTTGCCATTGAGCTTGGGCTGGTCATTCCGGTAGTCAGAATTCGGGACAATATCCAGCTTCAGCCGAATGAATACAGACTGAAAATCAAAGGGAACGAAATGGCCAGGGGAGAATTGCTTCTTGATCATTATCTGGCAATGAGCCCTGGAATAGATGATGATTCTGTCGAAGGTATCGATACAATCGAACCAAGTTTCGGTTTGCCTGCTAAATGGATCACGGAAGAAATGAAGGAGCAGGCAGAAATCTTCGGCTACACAGTAGTCGATCCGCCTTCTGTTGTTTCGACGCATATTACAGAAGTAATAAAGGCTAATGCACATGAACTTCTGGGCAGACAGGAAACGAAGCAGCTGATCGATCACCTTCGTGAAAGCTATCCGATCCTTGTTGAGGAAGCGACACCGAATCCTTTATCAGTTGGTGAAATCCAAAAAGTGCTTGGCAAGCTGCTTAGGGAAAATGTCTCAATCAGGAATTTGCCAATTATATTCGAAACACTTGCTGATTATGGAAAAGTGACAACTGATACAGATATCCTTGCTGAATACGTCCGTCAGGCCCTTGCAAGACAAATCACGAACCAATATTCCCGAAATGGTGAAACTCTGAAGGTGATTACACTATCGGGAAGGGTAGAAAAGGTGGTAGCGGAAGGTGTTCAGCAAACAGAGCACGGAAACTACCTATCCCTGGACCCTGCAGTATCTCAAGGAATATTGGAATCTGTGGCAAACCAGGTAGAGCAATTGAGCATAATGGAACAAACGCCGATTATCCTCTGTTCACCTGCGGTCAGGATGTATGTGCGCCAGCTGACAGAAAGGTATTTTGCGCAAATACCTGTATTGTCTTATAACGAACTTGAAGCAAATGTCGAAGTCCAAAGTGTCGGGGTGGTGAATGTAGAATGA
- a CDS encoding response regulator yields the protein MANKILVVDDAAFMRMMIKDILTKNGFEVVAEAADGAQALEKYKEFQPDLVTMDITMPEMDGITSLKEIKKINPNAKVIMCSAMGQQAMVIDAIQAGAKDFIVKPFQADRVIEAISKTLS from the coding sequence ATGGCGAACAAGATTTTAGTCGTAGACGATGCGGCTTTCATGAGAATGATGATTAAGGACATTTTGACAAAAAACGGCTTTGAAGTCGTCGCAGAAGCAGCAGATGGAGCACAGGCACTTGAAAAATATAAAGAATTTCAGCCTGACCTTGTCACAATGGATATTACCATGCCGGAAATGGATGGCATCACTTCTTTAAAAGAAATTAAAAAAATCAATCCGAACGCAAAGGTTATCATGTGTTCGGCGATGGGCCAGCAAGCAATGGTCATCGATGCGATCCAGGCAGGAGCTAAAGATTTCATCGTAAAACCATTCCAGGCTGATCGCGTTATTGAAGCGATTTCCAAAACATTAAGCTAG
- the fliL gene encoding flagellar basal body-associated protein FliL translates to MKNNKLVMIMSVMLVAILLVGTIAVVAVMKLTAEDGEKEPSIDEVLEASVDIPEVTTNLASNDFIKISFKIETDGKKAKEELQKRDFQVKNLIIYELSEKKAEELQGKEGKMNLEEVLKTKINDLMLEGKVKKVYITGSLLQ, encoded by the coding sequence ATGAAGAATAATAAGCTGGTAATGATTATGTCGGTCATGCTGGTAGCCATATTGCTTGTAGGGACGATCGCTGTGGTAGCGGTTATGAAACTTACAGCTGAAGATGGTGAAAAAGAGCCAAGCATCGATGAGGTGCTCGAGGCTTCCGTAGACATTCCCGAGGTAACGACGAACCTTGCATCAAATGATTTTATAAAGATATCTTTTAAAATTGAAACAGACGGCAAAAAAGCAAAAGAAGAGTTGCAAAAGAGAGATTTTCAGGTGAAAAACCTGATTATCTATGAACTATCCGAGAAGAAGGCAGAAGAACTGCAAGGCAAGGAAGGCAAGATGAACCTTGAAGAAGTCCTAAAGACGAAGATAAATGACCTGATGCTTGAAGGAAAGGTCAAAAAGGTCTACATAACAGGTTCTCTCCTCCAATAA
- a CDS encoding flagellar hook protein FlgE — protein sequence MLRSMYSGISGMKNFQTKLDVIGNNIANVNTYGFKKGRVTFKDTMNQTISGASAAQNGKGGKNPMQVGLGSTIATIDTIDTQSSLQTTGRSLDLAISGDGYFVVKQGNAQFYTRAGNFYLDEEGTLVNGDGYKVQSNNNGVLEDIKVDVNSILPAQKSTELKIDGNFPTGVAGDTEQLQQIKVVDSNGEEHTIELSVNSTGTSGEWEITLQDRARSSLTDLVITINNGRITQQSGTLSVDNGTTNGEQIPLSISLGNVTSTAGNLNALFSPNGTTQGAIESFSIGQTGEISGVFSNGRVETLGVLALAKFSNAAGLSKVGNNMFQDSVNSGTANIGTPGDGYGTVASGALEMSNVDLSEEFTEMITAQRGFQANTRIITTSDEILQELINLKR from the coding sequence ATGCTTCGTTCAATGTACTCAGGAATCAGTGGAATGAAAAACTTCCAAACAAAACTAGACGTAATCGGCAACAATATTGCCAATGTAAATACCTACGGTTTTAAAAAGGGCCGTGTTACTTTCAAGGACACAATGAACCAAACCATTTCCGGCGCTAGTGCTGCACAAAACGGAAAGGGTGGAAAAAATCCTATGCAAGTAGGACTGGGATCCACTATTGCAACAATAGATACGATTGATACACAATCAAGTTTGCAGACAACAGGAAGATCTCTTGACCTGGCAATTTCAGGTGATGGTTATTTTGTTGTTAAGCAAGGAAATGCACAGTTCTACACTCGCGCAGGTAACTTCTATCTTGATGAGGAAGGGACACTTGTTAATGGTGATGGATATAAAGTTCAATCCAACAATAATGGGGTTCTTGAAGATATTAAAGTGGATGTGAATTCTATTTTGCCCGCTCAGAAATCAACCGAGTTGAAAATTGATGGAAATTTTCCAACTGGAGTTGCTGGTGACACTGAACAGCTGCAACAAATCAAAGTTGTAGATAGTAATGGTGAGGAACATACAATTGAGTTGAGTGTTAATTCAACTGGAACTTCAGGTGAATGGGAAATTACTCTACAAGATAGAGCAAGAAGTTCTTTAACTGATTTGGTCATTACAATTAATAATGGGAGGATTACTCAACAATCTGGAACTTTATCTGTCGATAATGGAACAACCAATGGGGAACAAATCCCCCTATCAATTTCACTAGGAAACGTTACTTCAACTGCTGGGAACTTGAATGCTCTATTCTCACCTAACGGAACCACCCAAGGTGCAATAGAAAGCTTCAGTATTGGTCAAACGGGTGAAATCAGCGGTGTCTTCTCAAACGGTCGAGTAGAAACTCTAGGTGTTCTTGCTCTAGCTAAATTCAGTAACGCAGCAGGTCTTAGCAAGGTAGGTAACAATATGTTTCAGGACTCAGTTAACTCAGGTACAGCGAATATTGGTACTCCAGGGGACGGTTATGGAACTGTAGCGTCCGGAGCACTCGAAATGTCTAACGTAGATCTATCAGAAGAATTTACCGAAATGATCACGGCTCAGCGTGGTTTCCAGGCAAATACTAGAATTATTACAACCTCTGATGAAATTCTTCAAGAATTGATTAACCTAAAACGATAG
- the fliY gene encoding flagellar motor switch phosphatase FliY, with protein MVSDDMLSQDEIDALLRGTSDEAEETENTMNVDDYFSFMERDALGEIGNISFGSSATALSTLLNQKVEINTPTVTVVHKSKLEDAFPDPYVAVQVYYTEGFSGSNMLVIQQNDAAIIADLMLGGDGLNPRDLLDEIQLSAVQEAMNQMMGSAATSMSTVFSKRVDISPPNINLLNVVEGEGTESIPEDDILVKVSFSLKIGNLIDSNIMQLLPVTFAKSLVDELLNPGTAQETAPEIQAPTFPQGNQPEQNKANPTQENHNNAHYQPMQQPEYQVHQEPAYYQQPTYQNVPQQHGYSQPMQSGPQHFGNVMTGAQPTVQPAVFSSFESSQPQQAETKNLDMLLDIPLQVTVELGRTKRSVRDILELGSGSIIELDKLAGEPVDILVNNRLIAQGEVVVIDENFGVRVTDIISQSDRIKKLK; from the coding sequence ATGGTGAGCGATGACATGTTATCTCAAGATGAAATCGATGCGCTTCTTAGAGGAACCTCTGATGAAGCAGAAGAAACAGAAAATACAATGAACGTGGATGACTATTTTTCTTTTATGGAAAGAGATGCATTAGGAGAAATAGGCAATATATCATTTGGCAGTTCAGCTACAGCACTATCAACTTTATTGAACCAGAAGGTAGAAATTAATACCCCTACGGTTACGGTAGTACACAAGTCAAAATTGGAAGATGCTTTTCCAGATCCTTATGTGGCCGTACAGGTTTATTACACAGAAGGTTTCAGCGGCAGCAATATGCTTGTTATCCAGCAAAATGACGCGGCGATCATCGCAGATTTAATGCTGGGCGGCGACGGATTGAATCCAAGGGATTTACTGGACGAAATCCAGCTGAGTGCTGTTCAAGAGGCAATGAACCAGATGATGGGATCTGCGGCTACCTCAATGTCTACAGTTTTTAGCAAGAGAGTTGATATTTCACCTCCCAATATCAATCTGTTGAATGTCGTGGAAGGAGAAGGCACTGAATCAATTCCCGAAGATGATATTTTGGTGAAGGTCTCATTCTCGTTAAAAATCGGCAATTTAATAGATTCGAATATTATGCAGCTTTTGCCAGTTACTTTCGCTAAAAGCCTGGTGGATGAATTATTAAATCCTGGGACAGCACAAGAGACAGCACCTGAAATCCAGGCACCAACATTCCCGCAAGGTAATCAGCCTGAACAAAATAAAGCAAATCCAACACAGGAAAACCATAATAATGCCCATTATCAACCAATGCAACAGCCGGAATATCAAGTACATCAGGAGCCGGCTTATTATCAGCAGCCAACCTATCAAAATGTTCCACAACAGCATGGCTATTCTCAACCGATGCAATCGGGACCACAGCATTTTGGCAATGTGATGACTGGCGCACAGCCTACAGTCCAGCCAGCAGTGTTCTCAAGCTTCGAATCATCACAGCCTCAGCAGGCGGAAACAAAGAACCTGGATATGCTGCTTGATATCCCGCTGCAGGTGACGGTTGAACTGGGCAGGACGAAGCGCTCAGTCAGAGACATCCTTGAGCTCGGATCTGGTTCAATCATCGAACTGGACAAACTCGCTGGAGAACCAGTCGATATCCTGGTTAACAATCGATTGATTGCCCAGGGAGAAGTAGTAGTAATTGATGAGAATTTTGGTGTCCGGGTTACTGATATAATCAGCCAGAGCGACCGCATTAAAAAATTAAAATAA